A genomic region of Chitinimonas arctica contains the following coding sequences:
- the lysS gene encoding lysine--tRNA ligase, translated as MSEQQAPTPQDENQLIAERRAKLAELRKLGPAFPNDFERKHLAAGLHAAHAESEKEALEAGKIEVSVAGRMMLKRVMGKAAFATIQDGSGRIQLFVSLDKVGEATLAGFKTWDLGDIVGAKGTMMKTKTGELSVQVSEVRLLAKSLRPLPEKFHGMTDQEQKYRQRYLDLITSDQSRDTFIKRSKVVQKIRDVMVGEGYLEVETPMMHPIPGGAAAKPFTTHHNALDMPLYLRIAPELYLKRLVVGGMERVFEINRNFRNEGMSTRHNPEFTMMEFYEAYCDYRRMMSLTEEVIRESARAIHGHAVLEYQGKLVDLSKPFARLTVVQAIMQYNPHYTEAQLNDRTWLKTEIERLGGKHFATSGVAGLQFSLFEETTETQLWDPTYIIDYPVEISPLARGSDSRPGITERFELFVVGRELANGFSELNDPEDQAERFLDQVRQKDAGDDEAMHYDADYVRALEYGMPPAGGCGLGIDRLVMLLTDSASIRDVILFPQMRRED; from the coding sequence ATGTCCGAGCAGCAAGCCCCCACCCCCCAAGACGAAAACCAGCTGATTGCCGAGCGGCGCGCCAAACTGGCGGAACTGCGCAAACTCGGACCGGCCTTCCCGAACGACTTCGAGCGCAAGCACCTGGCCGCCGGCCTGCACGCCGCCCATGCCGAAAGCGAAAAGGAAGCCCTGGAAGCCGGCAAGATCGAAGTGTCGGTTGCCGGCCGCATGATGCTGAAACGGGTGATGGGCAAGGCCGCGTTCGCCACCATCCAGGACGGCTCCGGCCGCATCCAGCTGTTCGTCTCGCTGGACAAGGTCGGCGAAGCCACCCTGGCCGGCTTCAAGACCTGGGATCTGGGCGATATCGTCGGGGCCAAGGGCACCATGATGAAGACCAAGACCGGCGAGCTGAGCGTGCAGGTCAGCGAAGTGCGCCTGCTGGCCAAGTCGCTGCGTCCGCTGCCGGAGAAGTTCCACGGCATGACCGACCAGGAACAGAAATACCGCCAGCGCTATCTTGATCTGATCACCAGCGACCAGAGCCGCGATACCTTTATCAAGCGCTCCAAGGTGGTCCAGAAGATCCGCGACGTGATGGTGGGCGAAGGCTATCTGGAAGTGGAAACGCCGATGATGCACCCCATCCCGGGCGGCGCGGCGGCCAAGCCTTTCACCACCCACCACAATGCCCTGGATATGCCGCTCTACCTGCGCATCGCGCCGGAGCTGTATCTGAAGCGCCTGGTGGTGGGCGGCATGGAGCGGGTTTTCGAGATCAATCGTAATTTCCGCAATGAGGGGATGAGCACGCGCCACAACCCCGAATTCACCATGATGGAATTTTACGAGGCCTATTGCGACTATCGCCGCATGATGAGCCTGACCGAGGAAGTCATCCGCGAATCCGCCCGCGCCATCCACGGCCATGCCGTGCTGGAGTACCAGGGCAAGCTGGTCGATCTGTCCAAGCCCTTCGCCCGGCTGACCGTGGTGCAGGCCATCATGCAATACAACCCGCACTACACCGAAGCGCAGCTCAACGACCGGACCTGGCTGAAGACCGAGATCGAACGCCTGGGCGGCAAGCATTTTGCCACCAGTGGTGTCGCCGGCCTGCAGTTCAGCCTGTTCGAGGAAACCACCGAAACCCAGCTGTGGGACCCGACCTATATCATCGACTATCCGGTGGAAATCTCGCCGCTGGCCCGTGGTTCGGACAGCCGCCCCGGCATTACCGAACGGTTCGAACTGTTCGTGGTCGGCCGCGAACTGGCCAACGGCTTTTCCGAACTGAACGATCCGGAAGACCAGGCCGAGCGCTTCCTCGACCAGGTGCGCCAGAAGGATGCCGGCGACGATGAAGCCATGCACTATGACGCCGATTATGTCCGCGCCCTGGAATACGGCATGCCGCCCGCCGGCGGTTGCGGCCTGGGCATCGACCGGCTGGTGATGCTGCTGACCGATTCCGCTTCGATCCGCGATGTGATCCTGTTCCCGCAGATGCGCCGGGAAGACTAA
- a CDS encoding ankyrin repeat domain-containing protein yields MLYRSKKTHPLLTLSALFWLGVGPYASAESVKAAIARTEQKIISGQVDVANDIAPLLQRLSATDSDSEAEKLIIAIADIGDSEGNSPAAVKVYLHEKAPPVLLELVKSRRNKDVRSEAMIRLRTLNADREIIRQAKEAGEADTGPDKGWMHGRAGMLRTWLEGDGSNHTDPRKLHPKDAQSEHAGLSYLREHGLNASVHNLINAAHQANVPALQALLQVGFDPNSGIGSSRAPLEELFVGCSADAPDDTSKSAQRLEGLALLLAHGADAKFIDPQGNTLLHSVAQFCVMPAEIKALLAAGTPLAHKNKQDFSALDIALTSGRWPVARTLIDAGARTSKKRIGEIFFEPPTDPEIVNLLRDAVSKKK; encoded by the coding sequence ATGCTTTACCGCAGTAAGAAAACCCATCCCCTGCTCACCCTCTCGGCCCTGTTCTGGCTGGGCGTGGGCCCTTACGCTTCGGCCGAATCCGTCAAGGCCGCCATTGCCCGCACCGAGCAGAAAATCATCAGCGGCCAAGTGGATGTCGCCAACGATATCGCCCCGCTGCTGCAGCGCCTGAGTGCGACCGATAGTGATAGCGAGGCGGAAAAGCTGATTATCGCCATCGCCGATATCGGCGACAGCGAAGGCAACTCGCCCGCCGCCGTAAAGGTGTATCTGCACGAAAAGGCGCCTCCCGTCCTGCTGGAACTGGTCAAATCGCGACGAAACAAGGATGTGCGTAGCGAGGCCATGATCAGGCTAAGGACACTGAATGCCGACCGCGAGATCATTCGGCAAGCCAAGGAAGCCGGCGAGGCAGATACTGGCCCGGATAAGGGCTGGATGCACGGCCGGGCCGGTATGTTGCGAACCTGGCTGGAAGGTGACGGCTCGAACCACACCGACCCGCGCAAGCTGCATCCCAAGGATGCGCAAAGCGAGCACGCCGGATTGAGCTATCTGCGCGAGCATGGATTGAATGCATCGGTCCATAACCTGATCAACGCAGCGCACCAAGCAAACGTCCCCGCGCTCCAGGCCCTGCTACAGGTGGGTTTCGACCCGAATAGCGGGATCGGCTCCAGCCGCGCGCCCCTGGAGGAGCTGTTCGTGGGCTGCAGCGCGGATGCGCCGGACGATACAAGTAAAAGCGCCCAGCGACTCGAAGGCTTGGCCTTGCTGCTCGCCCACGGCGCCGATGCCAAATTCATCGACCCACAGGGCAATACCTTGCTGCACAGCGTCGCCCAGTTCTGCGTGATGCCGGCGGAGATCAAGGCCTTGCTGGCGGCAGGCACGCCCTTGGCCCACAAGAACAAACAAGACTTCAGCGCGCTGGATATCGCTTTGACATCGGGTCGCTGGCCCGTCGCCAGAACCCTTATCGATGCCGGCGCACGCACGTCGAAGAAGCGCATCGGCGAAATCTTTTTCGAACCACCCACCGATCCGGAGATCGTCAACTTGCTCCGCGATGCCGTATCCAAGAAAAAATAG